The genomic stretch TGTCCAATTTGGGAGGCTCGGCAAACGGTTTGAGGACCAAACGCAACACGTGATGCGTCGCGCTGTTGAGAAGGCGACTGGTTATACATTTTCAGACGAGGAACGTGAGTTCATACATGGTGCTGATGAGGAAGATTTGGTGAACTCTGGTCTTCAGGATACGATGATAAACGCCTATCAGGAGATACGTGAAATCTGCATGCAGCACAGAAACAAAAACGATGTCATAGATTATCGAACGGGGGCGTATATCAACGCCATCCACAAAATCGCGAAATCCTATATGCAGTTAGGTATTTTCCCATAAAAGGATCTGATGGAGAAAAAATGATAGCATTAAGTGTGAATGTCAATAAAATTGCAACATTACGAAACTCCCGAGGTGGTGATATTCCGGATGTTCTCACCGCTGTCAATACCTGTGTCGCCGCTGGTGCGCAAGGCATTACCGTGCACCCACGCGAGGATCAGCGTCATATCACCCCAGCAGATGTGCAGGACATCGCTGAACGGTTAATAGAAATCAATACCCAAGAATCCCTCAACATTGAATACAACATCGAAGGCGATCCGAGACCTGACCTCATTGATATGGTGCTACGTACAAAACCGACACAATGCACGCTTGTTCCAGTCGTGGTAGGTGAAATAACAAGTCACACCGTCTGGGACATACGCAAAGATGGGGATATGCTGAAACCGATCATCGAAACGTTGAAAAATGCTGATATCCGTGTGAGTCTATTTAGTGGAACAGACATGGAACAGATAGCGAGAACACGTGACATCGGCGCAGACAGAATTGAACTTTATACTGCACCTTACGCGATGGCACAGACACAGTCGGAAATTGAACATGAATTTGCATTATTGGAAAATACCTCGACAAAAGCGGTAGATTTAGGGCTGGGTGTCAATGCTGGACACGATCTGAATCTTGAAAACCTACCGTTGATGCAGAAATTACCGGGCCTTCTTGAAGTCTCCATCGGACACCATCTCATGGCGGATGCACTTTATATCGGGATGGAAGCCGCTGTTAAAGCCTATCGACGCGCATTAGGGCAACAGACGACATGACAGCATCTAAAACATGTGCCATTTTCGATTTAGATGGCACGATCATCCGTCTCTCCTCAGAACAGGTTTTTTTAACATATCTGTTGAACCACGGTGAGATCCCCATACCGAATCTGCTTGCGTGGACCTCCAATTTTCTGAGAGTTAAGTCCTTACCTGTGGCAAAATCCAACAAAATCTATCTCCGCGGTTTAGAACAGAATCACATCCATGAGATTGCACATCGCTGTTTTGTCGAGAGGTTGCGTGCGAGCATCGCGCCTCACATTCCCGATTTGATCCACGCCCACCGTGCCGAAGGACGCACGGTTATTCTCATGTCAGGTTCGTTGTCGTTCCTTGTTGAGCCGTTTCATGAGCATTTTCAAACCGATATGATGGTCGCGCACGAATTGGAAGTCGTTGATGGAAGATTTACAGGACAACGTATCGGATTGCACCCTTTTGCGGCAAACAAAGCGAGACTTGCCCACCAGCTCGCGACTGAACATGGATTTGACCTGAGTGCTTCCTACGCATACGGAAACCATCACACGGATGCCCATAAACTGGCGTTATTTGGACACCCAGTTGCCGTCAACCCCGACCGAAAATTGCGGCAAATTGCAACGGAAAAGGGTTGGGACATCGAAAAATGAGACTTGAAAAGTATATTGCTACCTCAGGAATCGCCTCGCGGCGGTCGGTAAAAAAGAGCATCCATGCCGGTTTAGTCACTGTCAACGGCGAACCTGTTTTGGTTCCGGGACACCCGATTGAAGTGGGAATCGATACTATTGAATTTGAGGGGAAACAGGTTGAACCGTTAGCAGAACACATCTATTTGATGCTGAATAAGCCCGCAGGCTGTTTAACGACGCGCCACGATGAACGCGGGAGACCTACCGTCATGGACCTCGTCTCGGACCTGTCCGACACCATCTATCCTGTCGGACGCTTAGATTTGGAGACCGAAGGACTCCTTCTCTTCACAAACGACGGAAACTTTGCATATCGGTTGCTACATCCGAGCCATGAAGTAGAGAAAACTTATCTCGTGTGGGTGAAAGGTGTGCCGCGCGACGAAGCGGTTCAGCGGTTGCGTGAAGGGATCACAATTCCGAGCGGCAGAACGGCACCGGCGAAGGTCAAGCGCTTAAGAGTCAGTAAAGATGGCGCGACAGCGAAATTTGAGGTCGTGATCCACGAGGGAAAGAAACGGCAGGTACGGTTAATGTTTAAAGCCGTTGGACACCCAGTCATCCGTTTGAAGCGGGTCCGAATCGGCAATTTGCGGTTAGGGAATCTTCCGTCTGGACAGTATCGACTTCTAACCGCAGATGAGATTGCTGCGTTGATGTTATAGGTACGGTTGGAATGCAGGTCGCATGAATCAACGGTATGAAGGTTCTCCGTGTGGCATTCACTGGGGCGAGTACGCCGCAAAACCGCACCTACCAGAAATTGTTAGTTCGAACTCGCCAAATCTTTGACCCGTTCCAGCATCGCCTCAGCATTTTGCCTTACGTTCTTATCCTTAGCATGGTGGGATAACTTCTCAAGCATGGCGATCGCATCTTCAAAATTCCCTTTGATGGCGTATGTTACGCCGAGATAGTATTGGGCGGGTTCATGTGCCTTGCTTTTCGGATACGTGTCTATGACGACTTTGAAGTGAGAGACAGCCTTTTGAAAGTGCATCTCCGCTTCTTCGGTGTTCTCAAGCATCGCCTTTTCAACCAGTCCGCCGTAAGCGAGTCCCAATCGGTTGTGTAGGTCGGGGAGGAGTTTCGTCCGGTTTCTCGGATCATGCTCAAACGCTTTCTCACTAAACGAGACTGCTTTTTCAAGCTGGTTCCGTTCAATATAGGTCAGCGCGACTTGAGCGTTGAGTTTGGCATCGTCTGGCTTCTTCTTGAGTTCGTCGAGTTTCTTTGAAAAGACTTCCTCTTTTGCCAAAGCATCTTGCATAATCGGTGAAAACTGTTCCGGTGTGAGAAATCCTGAAACCCTTTGGATGAGACCTCCATCTGGACTGACGAACAGAACTGCTGGGTAAGCAGTGACTCCGTACCGACTCCGCGTCTCTTCATTGAGCGGATAACTCTTATCTTCGGGATTCACTTTGACGGAAACAAACTTCTCAGAAAGCTCAATAATGCGTGCATCCGTGAACGTTTCGGCATCCAGCCGCTTACAAAACCCTCACCAATCGGTATAGAAGTCCATCATCATCGGTTTGCCGGTTTTTTCGGCTTTTGTCAGGCTGTCCTCAAGCGTTTTTTCCCATTTAATTTCGTCGCTCGCGATGAGTGCGGGGACAGTGCCTACCATCAGCAGCAGAACACCGAGTGATATGCGGCGAAAAACAGAATTGAACATCAATTTTCTCCTTTTTTGTTTAATAACGTCTTATTTTACTTACGATTTGATTTATTTCAACAGCATTATTGCACATTTGACAGCGAGGGCACCACTGTTGTTTTGCTCCCAACATGACTCACTCCTTTGTGATGTTGTGTCCAAAACGCTTCCCTCTGCTCGCCTACAGGAAATAGACACACCCAATCACGATAAAAGTTCTCATTTTTTACTTTCCGACGCAGAACTGAGAGAAGATTCTATCCAAAATATCTTCAGTTGTCGTCTTACCAACGATGTCTCCGAGACCATCCAAACTGATCTGCAGATCAACAGAAACGAGATCAGGAGGCATACCGTTTTCGAGGCTCTCTATCGCATAATTGAGTCCTTCGCTGGCGCGTCGGAGCGCTTCTTGGTGGCGAGCGTTTGTCACAATGGGGGATTCACCGACACTTAATTCGCCTCCCAGTAATTCTTCACAGATCGTAGACTTTAGGGTATCAAGTCCTTTGTCCTCAGGAATCGCTGTCTCAACAATCCGTTTCTTAGGACAGTGCACAAGCAATGCCGTTGACGGTGTCACAACTGGTAGATCCACCTTGTTGAGAATAAGAATTGCTTTGGCTGACTGCGCTATCTGTAAGAGTTCCAAATCTGCGTTATTTAGGGGTTGCGAAGCATCGAACATCAACAGTAACAGCTCTGCCCTGTCAATCACCGCTTTGCTCCGTTCAACGCCTTGTTGCTCTACAATGTCATCTGTCTGTCGAATTCCAGCGGTATCAATAAGTTTCAACGGAATGCCCTTGATATTAATCGTTTCTTCAATTGTATCGCGTGTTGTGCCGGGTATATCTGTAACGATTGCACGTGTCGCACCAACGAGTACATTGAGCAGGCTCGATTTTCCGACGTTGGGTTTTCCGAGTATAGCGACATTAACTCCTTCCGCGATAATTCTACCCTCATCGGCGGTGTCGAGGAGTGTGGTTAAGTCGTTCTGAACAGCACGCGCCGCTTCAAGTTGCATTTCTACCTTCATGAAATCCAGATCTTCCTCGGGGAAGTCGATGGAAGCTTCAATTTCTGCGAGCAAGTCAGCGAGTCGATCGCTGAGAGAATTGACAGTATCAGAGAGTTTTCCGGCGAGTGCGTCTATAGCGATCTTTCGGCTGAGATCTGTTTTCGAGGCGATGAGTTCGGCAACTGCTTCCGCTTGTGCTAAATCCAGTCTTCCGTTGAGAAAGGCACGTTTTGTAAATTCTCCGGGTTCGGCGACCCGTGCCCCACTCTTTACCACCAGGTCCAGCACTGTCGTGAGTGTCAGGATTCCGCCGTGGCAGTTAAATTCGACGATGTCTTCACCGGTATATGTGTTGGGTGCGTGCATGATACCGAGTAGCACTTCGTCAATGACTTCATCGGATGCGTTTGTATCTATGACGTGTCCATAAGTAAGTGTATGCGTTGATAGTTCTGTGGGAGACACACCGCGCGGTGATTGGAATAATTCAGCAGCAATCGGTCGGGCAAGGTCCCCACTCACTCGGACGATGCCGATGCCGGCTTCACCGCGTGCTGTTGCGATGGCTGCAATCGTATCGTGGAACTTCATAGAATAGTTATCGGTTTTCAGATAGATGGTTATCGGTGCGCATTGCTACGCAATGCTTTCGGTTATCGGTTACAAGAGGAGTTTGTTAAACGAAAGCCTCTTAACCGACAACTGAAGGATTTTCGGAGACGAGGAAGCCCATAAGAACTCCATACCGTTGATTCCCCGAACCGATAACTGACAATCCTTTTAAGGTTGTTGTGTTGTGACGACGACGCGTCGCATTTCACCCTCGCCTTGGCTGTAGGTAGACACAATCTCGTCTCCTTTCAAGGTAACATGAATGATACGGCGATCGCGTGCGGACATCGGTGCAAGGACGACTTCCCGATCCGTATACCTGACCTTTTCAGCGACTTGGTGTGCCATTTCGACGAGTCGTTCTTCCCGGCGTTCTCGATAGCCCTCCGTGTTGACAAAAACGCGTCTTTTTACAAGCGAGGCTTTGTTGACGATACAATTAAGCAAACGTTCGATTGCATCAAGGGTTTGCCCGTGTTTCCCGATGAGTAGGGCAGGACTGTCGGTGGCAATATTGAGGTGTATGCTTCCGTCAACAAAACTCGATTCAACCTCCGCGTCGATTCCCATCCGGTTGAGCATTTCCTTTAGAATCGTTTCCGGTGCGGAAGAGACATCTTGTTTGAGCGTTGCGCGGACCTTCGCGGGTTTAGCACCGAAGTTTAAAATCCCTTTCGTAGGTTCGCTGACGATGTCAATCGTGACTTGATCGCGAGTTGCTTCAAGTTCGGTGAGGGCGTGTTCAATTGCTTCTTCCACAGTATCGCCTTCGGTTTCGATGTAGTGCTGCATTTTAATTTTTCCTTCTTTTCGTGCCTGCTGGTGTGGATTGATCCTCGTCAGTCTCGGTTCGGTTTTGTAAGTATTGTTGTGCTATCGTGAAAACATTATTACACAACCAATACAACACAAACCCGGATGCCCAGTTATAAAAGATGAAGATAAAAATGAGAGGCATAAACTGCATTAATTTCGCTTGCATGTTGTCCGTTGTTGGTGCCATATTGCCGACGAATTTCTGTTGGAGCCAGGTTGTTAAGCCGTTTATTATAGGTAATAGGCGGACGGCATCTATTTGCGTGACAATCAATGGAATCGTGAAAGGCAGTTCGATTAAAGTGTCGGGAGCAGAAAGGTCATCAATCCATAAAAGGAAGGGTGCTCCACGGAGTTCCACTGCGCTTCCAAGCAGTGCGAAGAGTGCCCAAAAAATAGGAATTTGTGGGAGCCATGGTATACAGCCCCCTAACGGGTTGACGCCGTGCTCCTTGTAAAGTCGCATCGTGGCGCGATTGAGTTTCTGCGGGTCATCCCTGTATTTCTCCTTCAATTCCACTAACTGCGGTTGAAGTTTCTGCATCTCCTTCATAGATTTATGTGCTTTGCGTGTGAAGGGATAAGAGATGACCTTCACCAAAGCAGTCAGGAGGATAATCGCGACGCCGTAGTTTCCAACAACACTGTGAAACCCTTTAAATATCCAGAGCATTCCCCATGCGAGGGGCCAGAAGAATCCGAAATCAATGATTTTCGAGAGACGCACTGGGTTTTCAGGGGCATTCGGTGCTTCTATACCTTTTAGGATCGTATCGTCCTTGGGACCAACGTAGAGCCGAAAAACATGCGTTTTCTTTTCCTGTGGTGCGAGATAAAAACTCGGCAAGACGAGTGCGGCGGTCTCTGTTGGTGCGGTGACAGCAATATCGGTTGTAACATCTGCCTGTGGTGTTTCTATAAATTTATAGGTAGCGGCCAGCTGCTGATCTGGAATCATCAATGCGCTGAAGTACTGGCTGTCCATGCCAGCCCAGAGGACCGTGGCTAACGCCCGTTCAGATTTGAGTTCACGCCTCGGTTTGTCTTCACCGATATACGCTTTTGCGCCTTCACTGCCGCGTCGTCCACGTTTGCCGCTCTTTTTTTCATGTGGAAGCAGATCGGCATTAATACCGCGTCCCCACTGAAGTTGGTATCCATTTGCGGGTTCGGTTCCACCCATAAGCAGCGGTTCATCAGAGACGTTTTGGAAGGTTAGCACCATATCAACGAAGTAGTTGTCCGGATTGAAGGCGAACAGCTTTGCGACCTGTAATTTTTCTCCGATTTGTGTCCTGAAGACAAGTGTTTCAGCAGTTTGCCCATTTGTGATGTTAACTTCCGATTTGTCAGCCTTCCACCTGGCACGGAGTGAATCAAGTTGGAGCTGCGAATTACCGAACCGAAGTGCAAGGCAGTTAAGTGCGTTTTCAGGAATTAGGTTCAAAGGGGTTTTGTCTGCGTCCGTCCTGTCTGGAAAATGATTTAATTGCCACTGTTTAGGGATTGCGAGTTTTTCGTTAAAAACAACAGTGTAGTTATCGGTTTGGACGCTGACTTTTGCATCGTCTGGACTTTCCTCAACGGGTGTCCAGAGGTCAGCACTCACGGACGCATCAGTTCCATCGAGTGTTCCGTGTGTTGCAGTGCCCGATTGTGCCTCACTTGGACTGGGCGCTGCTGGTGTCTCGGTAGTTGCGGGGTCCTCGGGTTGCGGGGCAAAACGTTTGCCGAAAAATAGGCTCCATCCGATCATCACTGCAATCATTAGAACCAATGCAAGAATATAACGTACTCCCATCGAGATTAGACGCTCCTCACTTTTTGTGTTTTTTAATTTTACTTTGGGGCGGAAGGATATGCGTTTTGATGTTGACGTGCGTTCCTTCCTGCTATTTTAGAAGGTCAAAGCCTCCGGGATGGTAAGGGTGACATTTTGAAAGTCGTTTAATTGTTAACCAGCACCCTTTGAGGGCACCGTAGCGTTTTAACGCTTGGAGGGCATATTGCGAGCATGTCGGATAGAATCGGCAGGACGGTGGAAAGAACGGCGAAATAAAGCGTCGATAAAAGCGGATGAGTTGTAGAAGTATCACCGTCCCGTCCAATTTATTGCGTATCCGCCGGTTTCCATGTTGGTTGTTACCTTCTTCGCAGTGCTTACAATGTGGCACGCTTCTATCCTTACCGACTGCCATCGTTTCTACCTTGCCTTAGCGTGTCGCTGGGTGGATTGTTTAAAATAAATGCTTTCCGAAAGAGGTGAAACAATCCATCTTTTGCTTCTTGACACGTGAGTCGACGGGCTGGTGTTCTTCCGACGACTACGATGTCATATTCAGTTTTTATGCGTGGGCGTAACTGCCGAAACGATTCGCGAATGAGCCTTTTGACCCGATTTCGCTGAACGCTTTTTCCGACTTTTTTACTGACGGTTATTCCTAATCGGAGGTTATTGAAATGGTTGTGGAAGACGTATATCACAAAATAGCGATTCCAATACTTATTGCCCTTCTGATAGGCACGCTGGAATTCCCAACGTTTTTTTAGTTTTTTCGGATCGTGCATGATTTAGTTGATATACAGATATTTTCTCCACGATGGGTGGCACCCGCGAAAGTGACGATTGAGTTGCAAATAGGTCAAAATTGACGGTGTTTTCGGCTGACGTTGCAGTTTCCATCGCGTTTCATAGAGCATTTTACTGCCCTTTTTGTTATTACACTCTTTGCAGGCCGTCACAACGTTCTCCCATGTCGTTTCTCCGCCGCGAGAGATGGGTATCACATGGTCCATCGTGAGTTGCGCTGCTGGGAACTCGCAATGACAGTATTGACATGTATACTGGTCGCGGACGAGAACATTCCTCCGTGAAAATTTGACAACGCTGCGCGGGACGTGGACGTAGTTTACTAACCGAATTACATGTGGTACTTTCATCGCAGCACTGGGTGAATGAATCTCAATATCAGAGACTTCTTCAGTCTGTGCAGTGCCCTTAAAAACCATTTTCATAGCGCGCCTGAGGTTACAAACGTTGATTGCTTCGTAGCTGGCGTTAAGTACTAAAACAGATATTTCCACTTGCATGCCCTCTAACTTAGACAACTGGCTTTAACCACATTAACTCTTATGAATTTTAACACATTTTTCGTGTAATTGCAACTAAAATCGTAATAGTTATCGGTTATCAGTTGTCAGTTGTCAGGGATAAGGTAGGGATTAGTTGTCAGAGTGGCGGGGTTCGGAAACATCGCTAATGGGGGTAGGGAGAAAAAATAAAGATACACCTGACACACGGTTTTGTGTATAATGTTTATACAACACGAGTTAGGTAGACGAGGTTGAAAACCTCACCAGCGAAAGCGTGGAACAGTTCTTATCTGAGAGGAATTTGAATGCCCCATCGGTTGCGAGACGCTATTGCGGTCTTGAGTCTTACGTTTAGTTTGAGCAGTTACGCCTCTGATATTCGATTTGTGGATGTCACTGAACAAGCGGGCATCCATTTTGAGCACGCCGGTGGTATCGACTTGCGTGTGGTGCCTGCGCTCGTGGGTTCGGGAGCGGCGTGGTGCGACTACGACAACGATGGGAAGTTAGATCTTTATATAGCCAACAGTGCTTTGGTGCGCCCAACATCGGACGCGGTGTTACCGAAAAACGCGCTCTATCGGAATAACGGTAATGGCACTTTCAGCGATGTAACGGATACTGCTGGCGTCGGCGACACCGGTTGGGGGATGGGGTGTGCCTTTGCAGATTATGACAACGATGGTGATGCTGATCTCTATGTCACGAACTATAAGGCCAACCTGTTCTATCGGAACAACGGCGACGGGACTTTCAAACGCTT from Candidatus Poribacteria bacterium encodes the following:
- a CDS encoding HNH endonuclease, which translates into the protein MSKLEGMQVEISVLVLNASYEAINVCNLRRAMKMVFKGTAQTEEVSDIEIHSPSAAMKVPHVIRLVNYVHVPRSVVKFSRRNVLVRDQYTCQYCHCEFPAAQLTMDHVIPISRGGETTWENVVTACKECNNKKGSKMLYETRWKLQRQPKTPSILTYLQLNRHFRGCHPSWRKYLYIN
- a CDS encoding pyridoxine 5'-phosphate synthase — its product is MIALSVNVNKIATLRNSRGGDIPDVLTAVNTCVAAGAQGITVHPREDQRHITPADVQDIAERLIEINTQESLNIEYNIEGDPRPDLIDMVLRTKPTQCTLVPVVVGEITSHTVWDIRKDGDMLKPIIETLKNADIRVSLFSGTDMEQIARTRDIGADRIELYTAPYAMAQTQSEIEHEFALLENTSTKAVDLGLGVNAGHDLNLENLPLMQKLPGLLEVSIGHHLMADALYIGMEAAVKAYRRALGQQTT
- a CDS encoding protein jag, whose amino-acid sequence is MQHYIETEGDTVEEAIEHALTELEATRDQVTIDIVSEPTKGILNFGAKPAKVRATLKQDVSSAPETILKEMLNRMGIDAEVESSFVDGSIHLNIATDSPALLIGKHGQTLDAIERLLNCIVNKASLVKRRVFVNTEGYRERREERLVEMAHQVAEKVRYTDREVVLAPMSARDRRIIHVTLKGDEIVSTYSQGEGEMRRVVVTTQQP
- a CDS encoding HAD-IB family hydrolase; this translates as MTASKTCAIFDLDGTIIRLSSEQVFLTYLLNHGEIPIPNLLAWTSNFLRVKSLPVAKSNKIYLRGLEQNHIHEIAHRCFVERLRASIAPHIPDLIHAHRAEGRTVILMSGSLSFLVEPFHEHFQTDMMVAHELEVVDGRFTGQRIGLHPFAANKARLAHQLATEHGFDLSASYAYGNHHTDAHKLALFGHPVAVNPDRKLRQIATEKGWDIEK
- the yidD gene encoding membrane protein insertion efficiency factor YidD, encoding MAVGKDRSVPHCKHCEEGNNQHGNRRIRNKLDGTVILLQLIRFYRRFISPFFPPSCRFYPTCSQYALQALKRYGALKGCWLTIKRLSKCHPYHPGGFDLLK
- the yidC gene encoding membrane protein insertase YidC, with translation MGVRYILALVLMIAVMIGWSLFFGKRFAPQPEDPATTETPAAPSPSEAQSGTATHGTLDGTDASVSADLWTPVEESPDDAKVSVQTDNYTVVFNEKLAIPKQWQLNHFPDRTDADKTPLNLIPENALNCLALRFGNSQLQLDSLRARWKADKSEVNITNGQTAETLVFRTQIGEKLQVAKLFAFNPDNYFVDMVLTFQNVSDEPLLMGGTEPANGYQLQWGRGINADLLPHEKKSGKRGRRGSEGAKAYIGEDKPRRELKSERALATVLWAGMDSQYFSALMIPDQQLAATYKFIETPQADVTTDIAVTAPTETAALVLPSFYLAPQEKKTHVFRLYVGPKDDTILKGIEAPNAPENPVRLSKIIDFGFFWPLAWGMLWIFKGFHSVVGNYGVAIILLTALVKVISYPFTRKAHKSMKEMQKLQPQLVELKEKYRDDPQKLNRATMRLYKEHGVNPLGGCIPWLPQIPIFWALFALLGSAVELRGAPFLLWIDDLSAPDTLIELPFTIPLIVTQIDAVRLLPIINGLTTWLQQKFVGNMAPTTDNMQAKLMQFMPLIFIFIFYNWASGFVLYWLCNNVFTIAQQYLQNRTETDEDQSTPAGTKRRKN
- the mnmE gene encoding tRNA uridine-5-carboxymethylaminomethyl(34) synthesis GTPase MnmE produces the protein MKFHDTIAAIATARGEAGIGIVRVSGDLARPIAAELFQSPRGVSPTELSTHTLTYGHVIDTNASDEVIDEVLLGIMHAPNTYTGEDIVEFNCHGGILTLTTVLDLVVKSGARVAEPGEFTKRAFLNGRLDLAQAEAVAELIASKTDLSRKIAIDALAGKLSDTVNSLSDRLADLLAEIEASIDFPEEDLDFMKVEMQLEAARAVQNDLTTLLDTADEGRIIAEGVNVAILGKPNVGKSSLLNVLVGATRAIVTDIPGTTRDTIEETINIKGIPLKLIDTAGIRQTDDIVEQQGVERSKAVIDRAELLLLMFDASQPLNNADLELLQIAQSAKAILILNKVDLPVVTPSTALLVHCPKKRIVETAIPEDKGLDTLKSTICEELLGGELSVGESPIVTNARHQEALRRASEGLNYAIESLENGMPPDLVSVDLQISLDGLGDIVGKTTTEDILDRIFSQFCVGK
- a CDS encoding rRNA pseudouridine synthase, whose protein sequence is MRLEKYIATSGIASRRSVKKSIHAGLVTVNGEPVLVPGHPIEVGIDTIEFEGKQVEPLAEHIYLMLNKPAGCLTTRHDERGRPTVMDLVSDLSDTIYPVGRLDLETEGLLLFTNDGNFAYRLLHPSHEVEKTYLVWVKGVPRDEAVQRLREGITIPSGRTAPAKVKRLRVSKDGATAKFEVVIHEGKKRQVRLMFKAVGHPVIRLKRVRIGNLRLGNLPSGQYRLLTADEIAALML
- the rnpA gene encoding ribonuclease P protein component; the encoded protein is MHDPKKLKKRWEFQRAYQKGNKYWNRYFVIYVFHNHFNNLRLGITVSKKVGKSVQRNRVKRLIRESFRQLRPRIKTEYDIVVVGRTPARRLTCQEAKDGLFHLFRKAFILNNPPSDTLRQGRNDGSR